In bacterium, the following are encoded in one genomic region:
- a CDS encoding HAMP domain-containing histidine kinase codes for MTFRWTMRTRIGVLFSVITMILIIVLSRFSYVAVREVYLDQLSRQVRMSAKAIATDMDMGNLKFVQPHSENSVATQFYKRYLKKKKEGHELASAFIFDATLRIVMTSDDESDYIHPDPTLLLSQSEIERLTPGETSTTLPFLGNDNEWYMWGFCRIDDEYWAGVRAKADQLMYIENLSFVFWFISGTALVFTLFGSFWLAKTITKPIDQMVRFSRSLGRGEWDTEAPKHVKGELASLATAMEQMRTDIQGRHKEKEELLAQIAHEIRNPLGGIELMAGLVYEDMPPESQQSAYIRQIRKEVSGLKNLVHQYLEFGRPAQAIGQLIDIRSLCAEVEQLLLNEIKNKKIKINYNLSVPEIYFDPQHFRQIMLNLFSNAIDALEMYGKIEVVSEMHDSYIHLSIRDNGKGIDQKWLPQVFEPFFTRSGHGNGLGLAICKKLCAVNGATIHIESRLEAGCSVTMRLKQTI; via the coding sequence ATGACATTCCGATGGACGATGCGTACTCGGATCGGGGTTCTTTTCAGCGTAATCACGATGATTCTCATCATCGTGCTTTCGCGTTTTAGTTACGTAGCAGTCAGAGAAGTTTATCTGGATCAATTAAGCCGTCAGGTGCGTATGTCCGCCAAAGCGATCGCAACGGATATGGATATGGGAAATTTAAAATTTGTCCAACCCCATTCGGAAAACTCTGTAGCCACACAATTTTACAAGCGATATCTAAAGAAGAAAAAAGAAGGGCACGAACTGGCAAGCGCTTTTATTTTTGATGCGACATTGCGAATTGTGATGACGAGTGATGATGAATCCGACTATATCCATCCGGATCCTACATTACTGCTCAGTCAATCTGAAATTGAACGATTAACTCCGGGCGAAACTTCGACGACTTTACCCTTTTTGGGTAATGACAACGAATGGTATATGTGGGGGTTTTGCAGAATCGATGATGAATATTGGGCCGGTGTACGTGCAAAGGCCGATCAATTGATGTACATTGAAAACTTGTCCTTTGTGTTTTGGTTCATAAGCGGAACGGCTTTAGTATTTACTTTGTTTGGAAGTTTTTGGCTGGCTAAAACGATTACTAAGCCGATCGATCAAATGGTGCGGTTCAGCCGTTCGTTGGGACGCGGGGAATGGGATACGGAAGCGCCTAAACATGTCAAAGGCGAATTGGCTTCGTTGGCCACAGCTATGGAGCAAATGCGCACGGATATACAAGGCCGTCACAAAGAAAAAGAGGAACTGTTGGCGCAAATCGCGCATGAAATAAGAAATCCGTTGGGGGGTATTGAACTGATGGCCGGCTTGGTTTACGAGGATATGCCGCCTGAGTCGCAACAAAGCGCGTATATCCGGCAAATAAGAAAGGAAGTTTCAGGCCTTAAAAATCTTGTTCACCAATATTTAGAATTCGGCCGCCCGGCACAAGCTATAGGCCAACTTATAGACATCAGGTCGTTGTGTGCCGAAGTGGAGCAATTACTTTTGAACGAAATAAAAAACAAAAAAATTAAAATTAATTACAACTTAAGTGTACCTGAGATTTATTTTGACCCTCAGCATTTTCGCCAGATTATGCTCAATCTGTTTTCAAATGCTATTGATGCGCTTGAAATGTATGGAAAAATCGAAGTGGTATCCGAAATGCACGACTCTTATATTCATTTATCAATTCGTGATAACGGTAAGGGGATTGATCAAAAATGGCTACCTCAGGTTTTTGAACCTTTTTTTACGCGAAGCGGACATGGTAACGGATTAGGACTTGCGATATGTAAGAAGCTTTGTGCCGTCAACGGCGCCACGATACATATCGAAAGCCGTCTTGAAGCGGGTTGCTCCGTGACTATGCGACTTAAACAAACGATTTGA
- a CDS encoding methylated-DNA--[protein]-cysteine S-methyltransferase codes for MEVQEQINYKRIAEAIEYIRVNFKEQPDLDDVAKKVHVSPFHFQRLFTAWAGVSPKKFLQFTTIDYAKSILKDGKISLMDAAMESGLSGTSRLHDLFVNIEGMTPGEYKNGGENLEINYSFSESPFGDILSASTSKGLCYMMFSDDPKSALSQLVSHFPNATYHHKKDSFHKNALNIFNATAPENHSINLHLKGSEFQLKVWEALLKIPFGKLTTYNTIAKEIRKPKASRAVGTAIGSNPVAYLIPCHRVIQSSGNFGGYMWGTTRKTAIIGWEAAKISAQHESVL; via the coding sequence ATGGAAGTTCAAGAACAGATAAATTACAAAAGAATAGCTGAAGCGATCGAATATATCAGGGTTAATTTCAAAGAACAACCTGATTTGGATGACGTGGCTAAAAAAGTACATGTAAGCCCGTTTCATTTTCAACGTTTGTTTACGGCATGGGCCGGGGTAAGTCCCAAAAAGTTTTTACAGTTTACAACGATAGATTATGCAAAAAGTATTTTGAAAGATGGTAAAATTAGTTTGATGGATGCCGCTATGGAAAGCGGATTATCGGGAACAAGCCGCTTGCATGACCTTTTTGTTAATATCGAAGGTATGACGCCCGGAGAATATAAAAATGGAGGAGAAAATCTCGAAATAAACTATAGCTTTTCAGAAAGTCCTTTTGGTGACATACTTTCAGCCTCTACGTCCAAAGGCCTGTGTTACATGATGTTCTCCGATGACCCCAAATCAGCGTTATCGCAATTAGTGTCACATTTTCCTAATGCCACATATCATCACAAGAAGGATTCGTTTCATAAAAACGCGCTGAATATTTTTAATGCAACAGCGCCTGAAAATCATTCGATCAATTTACATTTAAAAGGAAGCGAGTTTCAGCTCAAAGTATGGGAAGCGTTGTTAAAAATTCCCTTCGGAAAGTTGACTACATATAATACCATTGCTAAAGAAATTCGTAAGCCGAAAGCTTCGCGTGCCGTGGGTACAGCGATTGGCAGTAATCCCGTTGCATATTTGATACCATGCCACAGAGTGATTCAGTCTTCAGGAAACTTTGGCGGCTATATGTGGGGTACAACCCGTAAAACGGCGATCATCGGATGGGAAGCCGCTAAGATATCTGCGCAACATGAAAGTGTTTTGTAA
- the ygiD gene encoding 4,5-DOPA dioxygenase extradiol, translating into MNRKQFIHTMALMPLAGVNMRLREFSSITKSLPNTESMPILFLGHGSPMNAIDENEFVRGWRRIGELLPKPKAILCISAHWETRGTYVTAMDKPKTIHDFGGFPKSLYEVEYPAPGSPDLALETQSIITKTKVGLDHGQWGLDHGCWSVVKHLYPNADIPIIQMSLDHYQHAEYHYELAKELHVLRQKGILIVGSGNMVHNLRMVAWDKLNDTAYGYDWAIEANETMKQKILTNDHSALIHYDKMGRAFDMAIPTPDHFLPLLYILALQKPDEKISFFNDKPVAGSLTMTSVLIHNE; encoded by the coding sequence ATGAATCGAAAACAATTTATTCACACGATGGCATTAATGCCATTAGCCGGAGTTAATATGCGACTGCGTGAATTTTCATCCATCACAAAATCTTTGCCCAATACTGAGAGCATGCCGATTTTGTTTCTCGGTCATGGCAGCCCCATGAATGCGATAGACGAAAATGAGTTTGTCCGAGGATGGCGTCGAATAGGAGAACTATTACCAAAGCCTAAGGCAATTTTGTGCATTTCAGCCCATTGGGAAACGCGGGGAACCTATGTGACGGCCATGGACAAACCCAAAACGATTCACGACTTCGGTGGATTTCCAAAATCGTTGTATGAAGTAGAATATCCCGCACCCGGTAGTCCGGATTTAGCCTTAGAAACACAATCCATCATAACCAAAACCAAAGTCGGCTTGGATCATGGACAATGGGGATTGGATCATGGATGCTGGAGCGTGGTCAAACATTTATATCCGAATGCTGACATACCGATCATACAAATGAGCCTTGACCATTATCAACACGCTGAATACCACTACGAATTAGCTAAAGAACTCCACGTTTTAAGGCAGAAAGGCATTTTGATCGTGGGGAGCGGAAATATGGTACATAATCTGCGTATGGTTGCTTGGGATAAACTCAATGATACGGCTTATGGTTATGATTGGGCCATCGAAGCGAATGAAACCATGAAGCAAAAAATCCTTACAAACGATCATAGTGCTCTCATACACTACGATAAAATGGGGCGTGCTTTTGATATGGCCATACCGACGCCGGATCATTTTTTGCCTCTACTGTATATTCTGGCGTTACAGAAACCGGATGAAAAAATAAGTTTTTTTAATGACAAACCGGTTGCCGGGTCTTTGACGATGACGTCGGTTTTGATTCACAATGAATAA
- the pepT gene encoding peptidase T — MFDPKYTFTCVDRFLKYVKYDTQSDEESTSFPSTEKQKNLSRDLAAELKAMGLADAHMDEYGYVMATLPGNTSKNVDPIAFIAHVDTSPAVTGAGVNPVINKNYQGGDIRLKNDSNQIIEVKNNPDLEKMIGFDIITTDGTTLLGADNKAGVAEIMDAVNYFLSHPEVKHGPIKVCFTPDEEVGRGTEKIDLKKLGAKYAYTVDGSSRGEIETETFSADGMTIRFHGKNIHPGYAKGKMVNAIKVASHFIENLPKVGLSPETTEKREGFVHPTSFTANEELATIRFIIRDFVTAKLKEKEDFLKDLAEKTAAQFPGARVECEVKEQYRNMKEVLDHHPQVGAYAVEAMKRLGIEPIQTPIRGGTDGSRLSFMGLPCPNIFAGEHSFHSKLEWVAVQDMEAAVKTIIEIAQIWEEKV, encoded by the coding sequence ATGTTTGATCCCAAGTATACATTTACCTGCGTGGATCGTTTTTTGAAATACGTCAAATACGATACCCAGTCGGATGAAGAGTCCACTTCTTTTCCGAGTACCGAAAAACAAAAAAATTTATCCCGCGATCTTGCCGCTGAATTGAAAGCGATGGGATTGGCCGATGCGCACATGGACGAGTATGGTTATGTGATGGCGACATTGCCCGGGAATACCTCCAAAAACGTGGATCCTATTGCATTTATTGCACACGTGGATACATCGCCGGCAGTGACCGGTGCCGGTGTCAATCCGGTGATCAATAAAAATTACCAAGGCGGCGATATTCGCCTCAAAAACGATTCCAATCAAATTATCGAGGTGAAAAACAACCCTGATCTTGAAAAAATGATCGGCTTTGACATCATTACCACGGATGGTACGACGCTACTCGGCGCGGATAATAAAGCCGGTGTGGCGGAAATCATGGATGCGGTTAATTATTTTTTGTCTCATCCGGAAGTCAAGCACGGCCCGATCAAAGTATGTTTTACACCGGATGAAGAAGTAGGTCGCGGTACGGAAAAAATTGATTTAAAAAAATTAGGCGCCAAATATGCCTATACGGTGGACGGCTCCAGTCGCGGCGAAATCGAGACCGAGACGTTTAGCGCCGACGGTATGACGATCCGATTTCATGGAAAAAATATCCACCCCGGATATGCTAAAGGAAAAATGGTCAATGCCATCAAGGTGGCATCTCATTTTATCGAAAATTTACCAAAGGTCGGTCTCTCTCCGGAAACAACGGAAAAGCGCGAGGGGTTTGTTCATCCGACATCGTTTACAGCCAATGAAGAATTGGCGACCATACGTTTTATCATTCGTGATTTTGTGACGGCAAAGCTCAAAGAAAAAGAAGATTTTCTCAAAGATCTCGCTGAAAAAACGGCCGCACAATTTCCGGGTGCCCGCGTAGAGTGCGAAGTTAAAGAGCAATACCGCAATATGAAAGAAGTGCTTGATCATCATCCGCAAGTCGGAGCGTATGCCGTCGAAGCGATGAAACGCCTCGGAATCGAACCTATCCAGACACCGATTCGTGGCGGCACGGACGGATCACGGCTTTCGTTTATGGGTTTACCTTGCCCCAATATTTTTGCCGGTGAGCATAGTTTCCATTCCAAACTGGAGTGGGTAGCCGTGCAAGACATGGAAGCCGCCGTAAAAACCATTATCGAAATCGCGCAGATTTGGGAAGAAAAAGTGTGA